The nucleotide window ACGGTATCCCACACCTCTGACCGTCCGGATCATCTCCGTCCCGCCTTCTCCCAACTTCTGCCGCAGACTTCGGACATGCATATCCAGAGTCCGGGATTCTCCTTCATATTCGTATCCCCAAATTTGATTCAAAATCTGTTCCCTCGTCACAACCCTCGTCTTATTCTCCGCCAGATATTTGAGGAGCTCATACTCTTTTAACGTAAGGTGCAGCATCTCCCCATTTAGAAATACCTCCCTCGTATCCGGGCATATAAGAAGGCTTCCTTCCTCTAGACGTCCTGCGGCCTGCGGCCCTTTTCCACTTTCCCGGCGCAGCTGAGAGCGCACCCTGGCGGCCAGCTCCAGGACACTGAACGGCTTTGTCATATAGTCGTCCGCTCCTCTGTCCAGACCTATGACCTTGTCAAATTCTTTATCCTTCGCTGTCAGGACGATAATGGGCACGCCTCCAATCTGAGGATCCTTCCGGATTTCTTCAATAGCCTCCAGGCCGTCCATACCTGGGAGCATCAAGTCAAAAATCGCCAAGGACGGCCTGTCTTTTACGATACTGCCAAGGGCTGGCTCTGCCGCCTCAAACGCTTCCACCCGATAGCCATAACTGACCAAAGCCGCTCTTATCAGCTCTCTGATATTTTCATCGTCTTCAATGACGTAAATTAACTCCATATGTGATTCTTTCCTCCTGATTTTCAGTCCCGCCGGCATCTTTTAATCCTGCCTGTTCGCACATTAGGGTGAACAGGAAACCTGCTCACCCTTTAGTGTAAATCATTTTCAGATTCTTGTAAACGATATCCCGTTTCTTTCCCTTATCCTTGATGAATCAACCCAATCAGTCGGGAAGAATCAGTCCCACTGACTGAATCACTTCTTTGCCTGCATCTGAGTTTATGTAGGCAAACCACGCCTGGACCAGTTCACTCTGCTCAGAAATCTCACCCTTTGTCGCCATAACGAAAGGACGGCTCAGGATATAGCTTCCTGCCTTGATATTCTCTTCCGTAGGCTCTACGCCGTCCAAAGACACGGCTTTTACAGTATCATCCACCACATCCAGAGATACGTATCCAATCGCTCCGGGAGTCG belongs to Qiania dongpingensis and includes:
- a CDS encoding response regulator transcription factor — its product is MELIYVIEDDENIRELIRAALVSYGYRVEAFEAAEPALGSIVKDRPSLAIFDLMLPGMDGLEAIEEIRKDPQIGGVPIIVLTAKDKEFDKVIGLDRGADDYMTKPFSVLELAARVRSQLRRESGKGPQAAGRLEEGSLLICPDTREVFLNGEMLHLTLKEYELLKYLAENKTRVVTREQILNQIWGYEYEGESRTLDMHVRSLRQKLGEGGTEMIRTVRGVGYRFYSQEKED